A single genomic interval of Hydractinia symbiolongicarpus strain clone_291-10 chromosome 8, HSymV2.1, whole genome shotgun sequence harbors:
- the LOC130654146 gene encoding ATP-binding cassette sub-family E member 1-like: MSSSTQEKLTRIAIINSDRCKPKKCRQECKRSCPVVRQGKLCIEVLPTSKLAYISEQLCIGCGICVKKCPFEAITVINLPSNLEKDTTHRYNANSFKLHRLPTPRPGEVLGLVGTNGIGKSTALKILAGKLKPNLGRFSAAPDWQEILTYFRGSELQNYFTKVLEDDLKAIIKPQYVDQIPKAVKGNVTMLLEKKDDSDSKARYCKEFELEHVLDRNVDELSGGELQRFACAVVCVQNADVYMFDEPSSYLDVKQRLKAALAIRGLSKENKYIIVVEHDLSVLDYLSDFICCLYGTPGVYGVVTMPFTVREGINIFLDGFVPTENLRFREESLTFKVSETADEEEIKRMRRYSYPDMEKTLKSFHMTVKEGQFTDSEIIVMLGENGTGKTTFIRMMAGLLKPDNDTQVPQLNVSYKPQKISPKSQGTVRMLMHAKIRDAYIHPQFITDVIKPLQIERIFDQEVQNLSGGELQRVALTLCLGKPADVYLIDEPSAYLDSEQRLHAAKVIKRFILHAKKTGFIVEHDFIMATYLADRVIVFEGTPSVDTIANSPQSLLSGMNKFLKSLEITFRRDPQNFRPRINKKNSVKDAQQKRDGNFFFIDDE; encoded by the exons ATGAGCAGCTCTACCCAAGAAAAGTTAACTCGTATTGCTATAATTAATAGTGACAGGTGTAAGCCAAAGAAATGTCGCCAAGAATGTAAAAGATCGTGTCCAGTTGTAAGACAAG gAAAGTTGTGCATTGAGGTGTTACCAACATCCAAGTTAGCATATATATCAGAACAGTTATGTATTGGGTGTGGTATATGTGTTAAG AAATGTCCTTTTGAAGCCATCACAGTCATCAATTTGCCAAGTAACTTGGAGAAAGATACAACACACAGATACAATGCAAATTCATTTAAGCTTCATAG ACTTCCAACTCCAAGGCCTGGTGAGGTGTTGGGATTAGTTGGCACAAATGGTATTGGAAAATCAACAGCCCTGAAAATTCTTGCTGGTAAATTGAAGCCAAACTTAGGAAGATTTTCG GCAGCTCCTGATTGGCAAgaaattttaacatattttcgaGGTTCAgaattacaaaattattttacaaaagtACTTGAAGATGACCTGAAG GCGATTATAAAACCTCAATATGTTGATCAAATTCCAAAAGCTGTAAAG GGAAACGTAACCATGTTACTGGAGAAAAAGGATGACTCAGATAGTAAGGCACGGTATTGCAAAGAGTTTGAGCTTGAGCATGTGCTGGATCGAAATGTTGACGAACTGTCTGGAGGAGAGTTACAAAGATTTGCCTGTGCGGTTGTGTGTGTCCAAAATGCTGATGT aTATATGTTTGACGAACCATCCAGTTACCTGGATGTAAAACAGAGGTTAAAAGCAGCTTTGGCGATTCGAGGATTATCCAAAGAAAATAA ATACATTATTGTGGTGGAGCACGATTTGAGCGTCCTGGATTATCTATCCGATTTCATATGTTGTCTTTATGGCACGCCTGGTGTTTACGGAGTCGTTACTATGCCTTTCACTGTCCGAGAAG gtATTAACATATTTTTGGATGGTTTTGTGCCAACTGAGAATCTGCGTTTCAGGGAGGAGTCGTTAACTTTCAAAGTGTCAGAAACTGCCGAT GAAGAAGAGATTAAGCGGATGAGACGATATAGCTATCCTGATATGGAAAAAACTCTAA AATCCTTTCACATGACCGTGAAAGAAGGCCAGTTCACTGATTCTGAAATCATCGTCATGTTGGGTGAGAACGGAACCGGGAAAACTACATTTATCCGCATGATGGCAGGCTTGTTGAAACCAGACAACGACACCCAGGTGCCCCAGTTGAACGTTAGTTACAAACCTCAAAAGATTAGTCCGAAATCGCAGGGTACTGTGCGCATGTTAATGCATGCCAAAATACGCGATGCGTATATTCATCCACAGTTTATAACAGACGTTATCAAGCCGCTGCAGATCGAGCGAATTTTTGACCAAGAGGTGCAGAATTTATCTGGTGGTGAATTGCAACGTGTTGCTTTAACCTTGTGTTTGGGGAAG cctGCAGATGTTTATTTGATTGACGAACCGTCTGCTTATTTGGATTCTGAACAGCGTCTACACGCTGCAAAGGTGATCAAAAG ATTTATTTTGCACGCCAAAAAGACGGGATTTATCGTGGAGCACGATTTCATCATGGCTACCTACCTTGCAGACAGAGTTATCGTATTCGAAGGAACACCGTCAGTTGATACCATTGCTAACTCGCCACAATCTCTACTGTCTGGTATGaacaagtttttaaaatcgCTTGAAATCACATTCAGAAGAGATCCGCAGAACTTTCGACCGAGGATAAACAAAAAGAATTCCGTgaag gaCGCGCAACAAAAACGAGATggaaattttttctttatagaCGATGAGTAG